From Solanum lycopersicum chromosome 8, SLM_r2.1, the proteins below share one genomic window:
- the LOC112942084 gene encoding uncharacterized protein, with the protein MYYVYDISQQMGLFYVEVEMAISDELQDFCVLECSGCKQKKRTKDRKDFHCPKCNRKTTLLPRCIFQIDLTDGTAIVTASISAELGEKLLTMTAEDIFDITCAKRQYLHINHVHEVLSNKLFQIQLRKSSWGTSNNTQATYSIISYMEKQHTPPTTIDRNSKKVRPLEISEMEVTETTTAAGSSNATLKFEPPTPTKKL; encoded by the exons atgtattatgtatatgatatttCCCAACAGATGGGACTCTTCTATGTTGAAGTAGAAATGGCCATATCAGATGAATTGCAAGATTTTTGTGTACTTGAATGCTCAGGATGCAAACAAAAGAAGCGCACAAAAGATAGAAAGGATTTTCATTGTCCAAAATGCAATCGGAAAACAACATTACTTCCTCG GTGTATCTTTCAAATTGATCTTACTGACGGTACTGCTATAGTCACAGCATCTATCTCTGCTGAATTGGGAGAAAAACTACTCACCATGACAGCGGAAGACATATTTGACATAACCTGTGCTAAG AGGCAATACTTGCATATTAATCATGTCCATGAGGTGTTGTCCAACAAACTATTTCAAATTCAGCTAAGGAAGTCATCTTGGGGTACCTCAAACAACACACAAGCAACTTACTCCATTATTTCCTACATGGAAAAGCAACATACTCCACCAACCACTATTGATAGGAATTCCAAAAAGGTAAGACCTTTGGAGATAAGTGAGATGGAGGTGACAGAAACAACTACTGCAGCTGGTTCTTCAAATGCAACTCTGAAATTTGAACCACCCACACCAACAAAAAAACTGTAA
- the LOC112942085 gene encoding uncharacterized protein codes for MGDHIVEYGRIFGYRDEILRSNPGSTCVVKVGEDSETGQKIFEGFYVCFNALNKAFFGGARRLIGFDGCFLKVVCKVQLLVAVCRDGNNQILPIAWAVVEVENQYTWTWFLELVKNDLELGEGHQLSIISDMQKGLEIVVDTLLPLVEHRKYARHVLANWSKNWKGVERRRVFWRIAESTFEAEMMENIETMRKLGQEGLDNLLWYNLNTWCKKYFEEYSKCDVVDKIK; via the exons ATGGGTGATCACATTGTGGAGTATGGTAGGATTTTTGGTTATAGAGATGAAATATTAAGGAGTAATCCAGGTAGTACTTGTGTAGTGAAGGTTGGAGAAGATTCTGAAACTGGGCAGAAAATTTTTGAAGGATTTTATGTTTGCTTCAATGCTTTAAATAAAGCATTTTTTGGAGGTGCTAGAAGGTTGATTGGTTTTGATGGGTGTTTTCTCAAAGTTGTGTGTAAAGTCCAGTTGTTAGTGGCAGTTTGTAGAGATGGAAACAACCAAATTCTCCCTATTGCTTGGGCAGTTGTTGAGGTTGAGAATCAGTATACCTGGACATGGTTTCTTGAACTAGTGAAGAATGATCTTGAACTTGGAGAAGGGCATCAACTATCCATCATTAGTGATATGCAAAAG GGACTAGAAATTGTTGTGGATACTTTATTGCCACTTGTTGAACATAGAAAATATGCAAGACATGTTCTTGCAAATTGGTCAAAAAATTGGAAAGGAGTTGAAAGAAGAAGAGTGTTTTGGAGGATTGCTGAATCCACATTTGAAGCTGAGATGATGGAAAATATAGAGACAATGAGAAAATTAGGACAAGAAGGTTTGGATAATCTTTTATGGTACAATTTGAATACATGGTGCAAGAAGTATTTTGAAGAATATAGCAAATGTGATGTTGtggacaaaataaaataa